The window TAACTGGTATTACATCACCTATGAGAAGGACCCCGTGCTCTACATGTACCAGTTGTGGGACGACTACGCAGATGGAGATCTCAGGATCTTACCTGAAGCAGGTACTGACCATTTCTCTGCTTCAGCATCATCTCCACCTGCAGCAGGGTGTTCAGATACTTCTCCCTAAAGAAAACAGGAGGGTGATTATAGAGTAGAAATTGTTTGGTCTTTACACACTAATTATAAGATGATGGTGGCTTTAGGAGTGTTGCGGACAATATTTGTGTTTGTTCTTACTCGTCCTATGTGACTTGTCGAAATGACAAATATGTCTATATTTGAATACATATAATCATGTTGGTTAAGATAGCATCTTTTGATAATGCCCCAAAGTAGATTTGAAGAACAGACCCCTAGCATTGATGTTATTCATTGTTTTTCTCTGTAGAAAATAAGCACTTGCTTCCGGCTGACCGAAAGCCCGGCGAGGAGACTGAGAGCTTAGTGGGGAAGCAGGTTGAGTATGTTACTGACAAAGGTGTGAAGCGAACAGGCCTGGTGATCTACCAAGTCCCTGCCAAGCCTTCCGTATACTACATCAAATACGACGATGACTTTCACATCCATGTCTACGACCTGGTCAAGACCACCTAGGCCACTTGATTGCTCACTCCATTGCTTACTTTTCACgtatcctcctcactctctctccatctctcttaagGCCCTGGACGGTATAACAGTTACGCTTTATTATTCAGGAAGTGCAATCTTTTATTCCACATTTAAAACTAGTTCTATGGTATGCACAGCAGAACTGTAGCAATGCTATTGTAGGCCACTAGGAGGAGAGTGGGAACATGTACACTTGGAAGGACCTATTTAAACCTCCTCACTTCTTCAGTTACCCCATTTGGTTGTTGTGCTGCACAGTAGATTCACATCTCGGACAGTCCAGGAGTGCACCTTGCCCTACAATGACAGACTTACTGTAAAGTGCAATAACGACCGCGTTTGAATTGTCTCCCACATCCTGATGCTCAATTATCTTTATTCAAACTGAACTGAATTATATATTATAAAACTAATAGTTAAATCTGGCCCCGATAGCCATTCATATGTGGTCCTTGAATGACCAAACAGCAAGCATGATGTATAGGTGAATATTTGTAGAGACTAGTTTGAGCTGTAGTGTTCAGTGAAGCCTTTGAAGGAGAAATGCAATAAGCTGTGATGCCCCTGAAcgtgtattttttttgtttttaaatactGCCTTTATTAATAGGCAACTATGTTTGATTTATGTGTCAGTCAGTTCATAGACAATCATTCCTTGATGAACTCACAGTGCTATCATTGGCTTCATAGTACTGGGTTGCACTGGCCTAGGAGTACTGATGATTCAATTACTAGTTTGAACATCAAAAAAATTATTCATAATGCTGAATCAAGACTTGTTAGAAACAAGGAATACAGGTCTTCATAAAGTTCGGGCAAGTTTTTCCTGACCAGACAAACCTGATTAATTTGTAGAGATTGGGAAAAGGCCTTAACAATACCTGACCAGGTTCAGAATCTCAACATCATCAGACTATGATTAGCTCGAGTGGAATAGAGGCAGTGCTTTACACTACATTCTGATCTTGAATAGAAAACAAACATAAAGTGCCTTCAGGCTGATCATGTcgccatactgtatatatttgctaACCGCTCACAATTTTATTCCATTTACTGTTAAGGCCACTATTTGGTCAGTATTAGTCAAAGTAAAAAATGCTTTAATGAAAAAGTGTCAAATGCTGCGTACCAGGTTTTTGCTATTGTCTGTTTGTATAAGAGGATATGTGCAATGTTTGGCAGTTAATGCAGTATAAGACTATTTCCTCCAATCGAACATCCATGACCGTTGATTAGTCtcattcaaatgttgatattgtaGGGTGCACTTTAAATTACTCACATAAATATGCTAAAGATTTGGCACATTGTCTTTTTCTGTCAAGATACTTTTTTTGTGCAAGAACAAGTGGCATATTGCAGCATCGGTATATCATAATGGTAAAAACGCATGGAGAAAAGAAAAGTTATAACACGCATACAGTATTTAATCTAACttttgtgtagtgtattgtaaatGTATGCTGTTGTGAATACTCCtgttatattgtaaatatcccaTTGAAATACCAGCTTTAAAGTCCATCTAGAATTCTCACCTAGAGGAATGCTGCAAAGACTGCATTCAAAAAGCCTGCAGCCTGGCTGGCTTCACTTTTTAATCTTATTTTAAAGACTTGGGAGCTACAGTACACAATGTAATCCAAGGAAGTCCAAAACGCAAATGTTTTGGCTAGAAGTATTTAAATTTAGTCTCCTGTCCTTAGTCTCACTCCagggcatacagtgcattcatttACACAGTGCATTGGTCCATGGTGTACATAAGGTTCATTCTATCGATTGTCAGATTTGCATGTATCACTTGAATGCAGCCTTGAGTGCATTCAAGCATATTGGTTATTTTGACAGTTgcagaggtaaaaaaaaatcttgtGGGAGTCTTTGCAGACCGATTTTACTAAAATGTTTATGTAGAAAATgtgactgtaaaaaaaaaaacattgtcagTGCTTCTTTGCTACTTGTATCACCACCAGTTGTGCTGTGGTGTTTCTATGTACAGTAAAATGAAACTCCAAAAGATTGTACACTCTTCTGTTATCCTCCATCTTTCATTCCTCCCAGGTCTGGAATTGTAGCAATTACCAACCCATTTGTGTAATTATTTTCATCATGAGTAATAAAGTTCGTTTTTTTTGCACATCCCTTTCCTCTGCCATTTTTCACCTattcaatatacagtggggcaaaaaagtatttagtcagccaccaattgtgcaagttctcccacttaaaaagatgaggcctgtaattttcatcataggtacacttcaactatgacagacaaaatgagaaaacaaatccagaaaatcacattgtaggatttttaatgaatttatttgcaaatgatggtggaaaataagtatttggtcaataccAAAAGTTTagctcaatactttgttatataccctttgttggcaatgacagaggtcaaacgttttctgtaagtcttcacaaggttttcacaccctgttgctggtattttggcccattcctccatgcagatctcctctagagcagtgatgttttggggctgttgctgggcaacacggactttcaactccctccaaagattttctatgggcttGAGATcgggagactggctaggccactccaggaccttgaaatgcttcttacgaagccactccttcgttgcccgggcggtgtgtttgggatcattgtcatgctgaaagacccagccacgtttcatcttcaatgcccttgctgatggaaggaggttttcactcaaaatctcacgatacatggccccattcattctttcctttacacggattagtcgtcctggtccctttgcagaaaaacagccccaaagcatgatgtttccacccccatgcttgacAGTATGTATGGtgatctttggatgcaactcagcattctttgtcctccaaacacgacgagttgagtttttacctaaaggttatattttggtttcatctgaccatatgacattctcccaatcttcttctggatcatccaaatgctctctagaaaacttcagacgggcctggacatgtactggcttaagctgggggacacgtctggcactgcaggatttgagtccctggtggcgtagtgttactgatggtaggctttgttactttggtcccagctctctgcaggtcattcactaggtccccctgtgtggttctgggatttttgctcaccgttcttgtgataattttgaccccacggggtgagatcttgcgtggagccccagatcgagggagatcatcagtggtcttgtatgtcttccatttcctaataattgctcccacagttgatttcttcaaaccaagctgcttacctattgcagattaagtcttcccagcctggtgcagatctacaattttgtttctggtgtcctttgacagctctttggtcttggccatagtggagtttggagtatgactgtttgaggttgtggacaggtgtcttttatactgataacaagttcaaacaggtgccattaatacaggtaacgagtggaggacagaggagcctcttaaagaagaagttacaggtctgtgagagacagaaatcttgcttgtttgtaggtgaccaaatacttattttccaacataatttgcaaataaattgattaaaagtcctacaatgtgattttctggattttttttctctcattgtctgtcatagttgaagtgtacctatgatgaaaattacaggcctctcatctttttaagtgggagaacttgcacacttggtggctgactaaatacttttttgccccactgtaggagGTACAGTAtgatttacagttcatttaaATTTGACGGAACCTTTACCAACACACCCTTTAAGTTTTAGGACTTCATGTACAAATTGTAGCATGCAATACAGACATGACCTTACACCCAAGTACCCCCAAAAGTACATATTTTAGTTGTGGCcccagacaagcacacctgattctacttgtcaactaatcaccaAGCCCTTGACAatttgaatcaggtgtttttatccagggctacaacaaaaatgtgtgctgttgggtgGTACTCGAGGACCGGAATTTGGAAACGCTGTCTTACAGTATACCTAAAACCTAAAACCCTGTtcttggagagctactgtcctgtaggttttaacgcCAACTCTAATATAgagcacctgattctaataattagctggttgatcagCTGCATCAGGTTAGGTACAACTGGGGTAGCGTTCCAGGACAGggatccaggaacagggttggagaaccctaACCTAAACATATTCAGTTCAACAGACAACGCATCACACCAAATGTCTCACAACTGACATGTTTAGGTTTATTATAGACTCGGAAAATGGTTaaatatctatatacacacacacaagacattcTTTCTGTATAAAATATGTGTTGGATCATGATGGGATAGGTTGGGAATTGGGTCAAAGCCAGAACAATATATAATCGGTCTTAAATAAAAATCGCAAAATTAACAATGTGTACACACACAAGACATGATAGCACTAAACATGTCCATCAGGATATACTTAGATTTCTCTCTTGGGTGCAGGTCTTTCTGTGGTACCCAAGTTCTGTCATCATTTGACTCAAAAAGTAGGGTAAAGGAAGATTGTTATCTGCTTGTGTTGACAAATTGCTGTCAACACAACAAAATGCAAATATTGAGTCCTGGCATTATCAGCAACTAGACTAAACAAAAAAAGTATAATTGGCCTAAACCTAATTCTGCAAATGTTACTGTACCACTGCATTTTTTTGCATTCAAAGCAAGCAAGTGACTTTTACAGGAGGGCTGTATGTATTTGCACCAGTCGCGTTACTCCAGAGGATTTGGTTCTTAAATGTCTGCTAGTTGCATGATGTCACTCATTTGGCGAGGTCTTTCAGGTACTGCAAGCCTTGGTTGGTGTAGTCACCCACTGCTGTAGGGCCCGATGAGAGAGCAGATATGGAGGAGTGCACCCCTGGAACGCAATAAGACAAAAGCTCTTTAAAATAGCTCAATTTTAAACTTGGAAGTCCTTTATGAATTAGCGGTCAACCATTTCTTACCCGAGTTCCATGCTTCAACAGGGGCAAATCCGATTTTAGGGAAAGCTGGAAGCTAAAAGAAACAGTGTATATTTTACCTCCCTCACATATTCTCACTTACCTTATATGCCATAACGCATTGTTCTGTCGGTCAGAACCAGCTAAATCAGTACAATAATGGCATATTTACCTCAAAGCCAAAGTACTTCACCCACTCATCCACTGCAGGGGGAAAGGCAGCTTTAGCTTTTCCTAGGACCTCGGAGCCCTGCTCACTTCCCCCTAATAGTCCAGAATCATAGGCAACATACAAAGCACCTCCTGCAATGGTCACCTTAGTCGCCAACCTGTAAGAGAAAAAGATAGGGACACTGGGATGAAACAACTTTGTGGATGGTAAGAAGTGCCTCGTTTTAGATGACAGAAATACAGTGTTAAGCTACACCTGACGACCCATATGCACATAGTCAATTCATAGCAACATCATGGAGAATAAGTTATCATGATGCATTAACGTTAGGTTTATCTGGCTGTCAATCGGGTGTAGCTTATtgagctagctagcaaacaagcTGCAGTTAGTGTTGTTAGTTATAGGTAACATTAcatctaaacccagaggcgcaacatcgcaAGACTTCTGTGAATGCTTACGAAACAGACCAAACAGATGCACATTTTACAGTGACCCttattgtccccggcacaaggtgcacctgtataatgatcatgcagtttaatcagcttcttgatatggcacccctgtcaggtggatggactaCCTTGACAAAAGGTTCAATTGCTcacttacagggatgtaaacaaatttgtgcacaaaatgtgagagaatttctgggatcttttatttcagctcatgaaacacgggaacaacactttacatattgcatttatatttttgttcagtgtacagtaCCAACTAAAAGTTTGtacactcctactcattcaagggtttttctttatttttactattttctacattgtagaataatattgaagacaacacatatggaatcatgcagtgaacaaaagaaagtgttaaacaaatccaaatgtattttatatttgagattcttcaaagtagacacgcTTTGCcttaacagctttgcacactcttcgcaTTCCCTTTTTTGAGGACTATTTTTTCTCAACTTTAGTTAagttagtaaatattttctgaattccatttcttgaactgcattgttggttaagggcttgcaagtaagcatttcacggtaaggtctacacctgctgtattcgcgcatgtgacaaataacatttgatttgatggcatGAACAGACGACCATTAGACCCGATGACGTGTTTCTGCGCATGAGCTTATCTAGCCAATGTCGCCTCCGAGCGTGATCTGTGATTTCTATTGGAGCAGCAGTTTCATACTGTACCGTCTTTGGTTACATGTAACTAGCTAGATGGCCAGCAGATCCGACCCGCTTGCATACAGCTGCACTTACGGTCTGAACATTAAAAGTAATCGCTTGCGGTatggttttggaagcataaggcCGGTTTGTTCATATAAgcaaaaaatattattattaaattgATAAACACCTTGATAGAATTAGGGCGTGTGTTCCCACATggccatacagtgcattcggaaagtattcagacccctagactttttctgcattttgttacgttatacagccttattctaaaatggattacatacattttttcccctcatcaaatctacacacaataccccataatgacaatgcaaaaacagatttttagaaacataagtattcagaccctttactcagtactttgttgaagcacatttgtcagtgattacagcctcaagtcttcttgggtatgatgctacaagcttggcacacctgtatttggggtgtttctcccattcttctctgcagatcctctcaagctctgtcaggttggatggggagcgtcactgaacagctattttcaggtctctccagagatgttcgaatgGATTCAAGTCCGtgctatggctgggccactcaaggacattcagagacctgtccctaagccactcctgtgttgtcttggctgtgtgcttagggctgttgtcctgttggaagatgaaccttcgccccggtctgaggtccctagtgctctggagcaggttttcatcaaagatctctctgtactttgctccattcatctttacctcgatcctgactagtctcccagtttttgccgctgaaaaacatccccacagcatgatgctgccaccaccatgctttaccatagggatggtggtaggtttcctccagacacaacgctcggcattcaggccaaaaagttaaatcttggtttcatctgaccagagaatcttgtttcacatggtctgagagtcctttaggtgccttttggcaaactccaagcgggctgtcatgtgccttttactgagtagtggcttccgtctggccacactacc is drawn from Oncorhynchus tshawytscha isolate Ot180627B linkage group LG05, Otsh_v2.0, whole genome shotgun sequence and contains these coding sequences:
- the LOC112250862 gene encoding MICOS complex subunit MIC13, whose product is MAGKILPVLKLATKVTIAGGALYVAYDSGLLGGSEQGSEVLGKAKAAFPPAVDEWVKYFGFELPAFPKIGFAPVEAWNSGVHSSISALSSGPTAVGDYTNQGLQYLKDLAK